The DNA region GCGCCGGACGTGTCCTCCGCGCAGTCCGCGGTCCAGGCCGGTCGCGAGGCGCTCGATGCCGCCGTGAACCCGGCGCCTGCCGCGTCCGCTGTGCCTGCGCAGCCGCAGGCGCCGCCTGCCGCGACCTCCGGGCAACGCGTGCTGCCGACGCCCTCCCCCACCCCGGTCGCCGGCGACGAGATCACCGCGGTCGGCGACTCGGTGATGCTGGCCTCCGCCGCCGGGCTGCTCGAGCGGTTCGCGGGGATCACCGTGGACGCCGCGGTGTCGCGGTCCACGTGGGCGGGTCCCGGCATCCTGCAGGCGCTGTCCGACAGTGGTCAGCTGCGCTCGTACGTGGTCGTCGCACTCGGGACCAACGGACCGCTGAACGCGGAGGCGATGGAGCAGATGGCGCAGATCGTCGGTCCCGACCGCACGCTCGTGCTCGTGAACGCGTTCGCGCCGCGCGACTGGATCCCCGGCGTCAACGCGGACCTCGCCGCCTTCGCCGCCTCCCACCCCGGCGTGTTCGTCGCGGACTGGTCGGCCGCGATCGCCGGTCACACCGACCTGCTCGCCGGGGACGAGATCCACCCGGGGGATGCCGGCGCCCGGGTCTTCGCCGACACCGTCGCCACCGCGGTCGCCGAGGCTGAGCAGGCGCGCGCCGATGCCGCGTACCAGGTCGAGATGCGCGCATACCGGCGGCTGCATCACAGCGAGGTGCGGGTGCCGGAGTAGCCCGGATCCTCGCGCGGCCCGCGGTCCGCGCCGCGGCGGCCCGAGAGACCCGGCCCCCGCGCTAGAAGCGCCGGACCAGCGCCGCCTGCCGCTGCGTCGGCCGGAAGCCGAGGCGTTCGTACAGCCGGTGCGCGCCGGTCTTGCTCGCGGTGTCCACGTCCAGCACGGCCTGCTCGAGCCCGGCGGCCTTCGCCGCCTCGAGCGTCCGCGCGATCACCGCCGGCGCCAGCCCGCGGCCCCGGTAGTCCCGCACGACCCCGATGAGGTCGATGTAGGTGTTCGGGGCGCCGAGCGCCGCCCAGTCCTCCTCGTTCACCGACGCCAGGCAGAACGCCACCACCTGTCCCTCGGCGAGGGCGAGCGTGGACAGGTCCGGACGCAGGAACGGCCCGCCCACGAACTGCTCCCACCGCTCCGGCGTGCTGGGCAGGCTTCCCCAGTGGTCGCGGAAGGCATCGTTGCGAGCCGCGAGCACATCCGCGGAGCGATCGGCCGTGTACGGGACCAGCTCGATACCCTCAGCGGCAGCCGGCGCATCGACCTGCGCCGACAGGTCGCGCTGCATGGACGTGAACCACCGCTCGGTGCGCAGGCCGAGCCGCTCGCCCAGGGTCACAGCATCCGTGTTGCCCTCATCGACGTACTGGAAGATCGCCGCGTCCGCAGTGGGCCCCGTGCTGGCGAGGATCTCGCTCGCCCGCGCGTAGAGCCACCCGATGAGCTGCGTGCCGATCCCCCGCCTGCGCCAGTCCGGGTGCACCGTGCCCTGCAGGTACGCGTGCAGCTCGGCATCCTGCGTGGGATGCACCATCGCCCACCCCATGGCCACCACCGTGCCGTCGGGCGCGATGGCCAGCAGCGTGTCCCGGGCGACATCGACGTGCGATAGCTCGAAGATGTCGGCGATGTCCTCGCGCGGGGTCACCCACGTGGGGTGGTCCAGCCGATCGGATGCCACCACCGCCGCATGCACCGCATCGATGTCCTCGACGGTGGCGGGTCGGAACACGACGTCCGGATGCTGCGGCAGAGCGGGCGGTCCGGCATCCAACCGCTCGGACAGGGGTCGACGGGTCGCTGGCTCACTCACGCCCGCAAGCGTACTCGGCGGCGCGGGCGTCTTCGATCCGGCCGGAGGCGCGCGAGGGCCACAACTCCTGCAAATGTCGCTGCGCGTGTGCATCCCGCGCAGGCGCGCAAGCCCTGGCGCGCAGCGCGCCGCTGAGTCTGCAGGAGTTGTGCGCCGCCGATGGTCACACTGCCCGCCACGGGAGGCGGCTCAGCGGTATGACCAGGCCGATCGTGCGGCGAGAAGGCCGCGGATTGCGGATGCGACGCGGTCGGGGTGGTGCAGCAGGTCCTCGGCAAGTACGCGGAGTGTGACATAGCCCTGCTCCGCCGCGGCGAGATCCCGCCGCCGGTCGTCGCGCTGCTTCACCCATCCCTCGTGATGGGCCTTGCTGTCGCACTCGAGGATCAGGAAGCCGTCGACCACGAAGTCCACGCGCCCTACGCCGGGTATCCAGACCTGAGGCTCGAACGAGATCGGCAGCTCCCGGAGTATCAGCCGCTGCAAGGTCTCTGGACCGGATTCCGCCCTCCCGTCGACCTGTTCCAGAAGGGCGATGCAGCGCGCGGGCAGCCCGGAGAACGCCTCTCGCACCTGCGGCATGGTCATGACCTGCACGTGCAGCAGGCTGTCGATCGTCGCGATGACTTCGCGCGT from Microbacterium sp. zg-B185 includes:
- a CDS encoding GNAT family N-acetyltransferase produces the protein MSEPATRRPLSERLDAGPPALPQHPDVVFRPATVEDIDAVHAAVVASDRLDHPTWVTPREDIADIFELSHVDVARDTLLAIAPDGTVVAMGWAMVHPTQDAELHAYLQGTVHPDWRRRGIGTQLIGWLYARASEILASTGPTADAAIFQYVDEGNTDAVTLGERLGLRTERWFTSMQRDLSAQVDAPAAAEGIELVPYTADRSADVLAARNDAFRDHWGSLPSTPERWEQFVGGPFLRPDLSTLALAEGQVVAFCLASVNEEDWAALGAPNTYIDLIGVVRDYRGRGLAPAVIARTLEAAKAAGLEQAVLDVDTASKTGAHRLYERLGFRPTQRQAALVRRF
- a CDS encoding DUF559 domain-containing protein codes for the protein MEAAAMDVLRTTVFSRLDLLQLGYRPKQITRAVRDGTLIRLRRDHYVVADANRAVARAVRIGGRLTCISAIALAAPEVFVFAAHRTHVQVPRAMSRLRMPDDSRTRWMRGQASEIRLHWSDATDPSSPAHMVSLHDAVREMARCLPTREVIATIDSLLHVQVMTMPQVREAFSGLPARCIALLEQVDGRAESGPETLQRLILRELPISFEPQVWIPGVGRVDFVVDGFLILECDSKAHHEGWVKQRDDRRRDLAAAEQGYVTLRVLAEDLLHHPDRVASAIRGLLAARSAWSYR